A window from Cryptomeria japonica chromosome 1, Sugi_1.0, whole genome shotgun sequence encodes these proteins:
- the LOC131857157 gene encoding exocyst complex component EXO70H1-like, translating into MTRGALRMHPTFRNPVITNTLDSNNLEDMEEMLAAAEILISKWDTNKSSKMLFQSNAEEVRMYMDSVQNLQRLMEHLSAGGTNAAQLVRAQRLMKMSMARLQNEFHKILLSNGEPIDPDRESSARPSSSSSTEDSITCSDGDDDGSSQFSSICSSSDRTYEFDTVPLDAMADLRNIAQRMAKSGYTRECVRVFTLTRKSVVEESLYNLGVEKVRLNDVRKMEWTVLDDKIKKWIYAAKISIRILFAREKRLCVDVFGGIDKMRDSCFAEISKEPAERLLAFAEAVAAERNLVQLGEAARGILMEFEKAVEKEKSKVPIAGGSIHPLTRYVMNYLTFLSDYKESLVNIITDAPRELPKVLPDNELTDSSAPLSVHLGWTVFTLLCKINKKSDLYKDVALSYLFLMNNLHYIVQKVNGSEIKYILGDGWVRKQWNKVRQYAVKYERAAWMKVLSCVTDEEVPSNGGVLKERLKEFNSAMEEVKRRHGEWVVPDVNLREKLRVSITEKLIPSYDSFLSRIRSRFESDMCKILCWTCLRAGPYQLTDLFIHIRFRFL; encoded by the exons ATGACCAGAGGCGCTCTTAGAATGCACCCGACTTTTAGAAACCCTGTTATTACAAACACATTAGATAGCAATAATTTAGAAGATATGGAAGAAATGTTAGCCGCAGCAGAGATATTGATTTCCAAATGGGACACAAATAAAAGCAGCAAAATGCTCTTTCAGAGCAACGCAGAAGAAGTCCGTATGTACATGGACTCTGTCCAAAATCTTCAACGGCTCATGGAACATTTGTCCGCCGGCGGAACCAACGCTGCCCAACTCGTCCGTGCGCAGCGGCTGATGAAAATGTCGATGGCCCGTCTGCAGAACGAGTTTCACAAAATTCTGTTATCTAACGGCGAACCCATCGATCCAGATCGGGAGTCATCGGCCCGACCGTCCTCCAGTTCGAGCACAGAGGACAGCATAACATGCTCTGACGGTGACGACGACGGCAGCAGCCAATTCAGCTCCATCTGTTCGTCATCAGACAGAACATACGAATTCGACACGGTTCCGTTGGACGCCATGGCGGATCTACGGAATATAGCGCAGCGCATGGCGAAGAGTGGATACACGAGGGAATGCGTTCGAGTCTTCACTCTCACGAGAAAGTCCGTGGTGGAAGAGAGTTTATACAATCTGGGCGTGGAGAAGGTGAGGTTGAACGATGTTCGAAAAATGGAGTGGACAGTCCTGGATGACAAGATCAAGAAATGGATATACGCTGCAAAAATCAGTATCCGAATTCTGTTTGCCCGAGAGAAACGGCTGTGCGTCGATGTGTTTGGGGGAATTGACAAGATGAGAGATTCTTGTTTTGCTGAAATCAGCAAGGAGCCCGCAGAAAGGCTTCTTGCCTTTGCAGAGGCCGTGGCC GCTGAAAGGAACTTGGTGCAACTCGGCGAGGCGGCCCGGggaattttgatggaatttgaGAAGGCagttgagaaggagaaatctaaggttCCCATTGCGGGCGGCAGTATTCATCCTCTCACCAGATACGTTATGAATTATCTCACTTTTCTCTCCGATTACAAGGAATCTTTGGTAAACATAATCACAGATGCGCCACGGGAGCTACCGAAAGTCCTCCCCGACAATGAGCTCACTGATTCCTCTGCCCCGCTGTCTGTCCACCTCGGATGGACCGTCTTCACCCTGCTGTGCAAGATCAACAAAAAATCTGATCTGTACAAAGACGTGGCCCTGTCGTATCTCTTTCTCATGAACAACCTTCACTACATAGTACAAAAAGTGAATGGATCTGAGATTAAATACATTCTGGGGGATGGATGGGTGAGAAAACAGTGGAATAAAGTGAGACAGTACGCGGTGAAATATGAGAGAGCTGCGTGGATGAAAGTGTTGTCTTGTGTAACAGACGAAGAAGTTCCTTCGAATGGCGGAGTTTTGAAAGAGAGATTAAAGGAGTTCAATTCAGCAATGGAAGAGGTGAAGAGAAGGCATGGTGAATGGGTGGTTCCTGACGTCAACCTGCGAGAGAAATTAAGAGTTTCAATTACTGAGAAATTGATTCCGTCATACGATTCCTTTCTTAGCAGAATCAGAAGCCGGTTTGAAAGTGATATGTGCAAGATTTTGTGTTGGACGTGTTTAAGGGCAGGCCCTTATCAGTTGACTGATTTATTTATTCACATTCGCTTCCGTTTTTTGTAA